Genomic DNA from Methanoregula sp. UBA64:
CGGATCAGATAGGGAAGTATTATGTTATCTGTCTTCGCGTTATGCCCCCCGCACTTCATCATGTTTATCCGTGTTTCCTGCCATAGTACTCGTACATGACGCTCGAAGAGGTCCGGGCCGAGATCACCCGGCTTGATGAGGATATCATCCGGCTTATTGCCAAACGGCAGAGCTATGCAAAGAAGGTTGCAGACTTAAAACACGCAGCGGGAATCGCGGTGCACGACAGCCAGCGCAAAAACGATGTGCTCGCCTATGTGATGGCGGAAGCAAAGGCAGAGCGCCTCGACCCCGCACCGATAAAAGAGATCTTCGAGATCCTGATCTCGATGAACGAGAAGGCACAGCGGGCGGCTCTCGGGGAAAAAGTGCCGCCTAAAAGGATTGTCAGGTAATATCCGGTCTCCCCTTACCGGCGCCGGGAGGTTCGTGCGGTCCCTTCCGGATACTTTTTTTATACGCTTATTGTCTGGTTTTCTTCAGCTCGGCAAGGGCGATCTCCGGGTTATGGTACCGCGAGCGCTGTGCGGTCTTTGGCCCGGCCTG
This window encodes:
- a CDS encoding chorismate mutase, giving the protein MTLEEVRAEITRLDEDIIRLIAKRQSYAKKVADLKHAAGIAVHDSQRKNDVLAYVMAEAKAERLDPAPIKEIFEILISMNEKAQRAALGEKVPPKRIVR